Part of the uncultured Desulfobacter sp. genome, TGAACCGCTTCATGGATGGTCCATGATCAACTATCACATTTTTCACTACCAGCTTGTCAACATCCATATCGTTATTGTGCTCGGCATTGGCAACGGCAGATGCCAGGGTTTTATACATTATCCCGGCTGCCTTTAAAGGCATGAACTTTAACAAGGTCAGCGCCTGTTCGGCATTTTTACCTTTGATCTCGCTGATGGGCAGCCGAAGCTTAAACGGTGAGATTCTTGCATATCTTGTAGTCGCTTTAACTTCCATATCTTAAATTTCCTCTAAATCATGGCAGATTACCGTTTGGATTTTTTATCTGCGGCATGACCCCAATAAGTTCTTGTGGGTGAAAATTCACCAAGTTTATGTCCCACCATATTCTCTGTTACAAACACAGGAATAAACTTTTTTCCATTATGAACAGCAAAGGTAGTCCCAACCATTTCAGGTAAAATTGTAGAACGGCGCGACCAGGTTTTAATTACTTTATTGCTGCTGGACTTCTGGATTTCAAGAACTTTTTTAAGAAGCTCAGGCGCGATATAGGGTCCTTTTTTTAATGATCTTGGCATAATTTATCACCTATTTCCTTTTAGCCCTTCTTTTAACAATATACTGATCAGTTCTGACATTTTTACGAGTTCTTTTGCCCTTGGCAGGTACACCCCAGGGAGAACAGGGCTGACGGCCACCGGAAGAAC contains:
- the rplV gene encoding 50S ribosomal protein L22 encodes the protein MEVKATTRYARISPFKLRLPISEIKGKNAEQALTLLKFMPLKAAGIMYKTLASAVANAEHNNDMDVDKLVVKNVIVDHGPSMKRFRPRARGRAARILKRTSHLTVVVEETV
- the rpsS gene encoding 30S ribosomal protein S19, which produces MPRSLKKGPYIAPELLKKVLEIQKSSSNKVIKTWSRRSTILPEMVGTTFAVHNGKKFIPVFVTENMVGHKLGEFSPTRTYWGHAADKKSKR